The DNA window tggGTTTATGCCAAAAATCGATGAGTGAGAAACGTAACTGTTAAAATCACTTGTTTGAACTTGTCGAAATTATCGAAAATctgacttgttaaaattattgaaagaagaaatacattgttATGTACCTTCCATTTCTTACAATCGACatagatcatttttattttgcgtaaaaatccgcagtctaagaaCGAATTTCTGCTTGGATCCAATGTTTATTATcataagaaaattttatttgagggTGTTCACCCCTGGATTGTTTAAACGTGTTCATTCCTAGACTGTTCAAATATGTTCATCCCCAGATTGTTCAAAAGTGTTCATCCCTAGATTGTTTAAACGTGTTCGACCCTAGATTGTTTAAAGGTGCTGATCCCCAGATTCTTCGAAGCTGTTCATCCCCAGATTTTTCAAAAGTGTTCATCCCCAGATTGTTCAAAATTGTTCATCCCTAGATTGTTCAAATACGTTCATCCTTAGATTGTTCGTCCCTAAATTGTTTCAAGGTATTGATCCCTAGATTGCTCGCGATTTTAAACAGTTGCTACCGACTCAGTGCTCCACAGTGTAGAGTGTCGCAGACTCCGGTGTCCAGTTTCTCGACTGATCGAGGATCTTCCCCGTCGGACAGGTGTACAGGTGCTCTAGTTACCGTCTCGAACATCCCCAGCCTCGATCTCGCTCAATCCGTTGGCCATCGAGTCCAGCCCTTCGTTCTCGGACCTGGCTTTCGTCGCAGCGGTGTCCGGTTTCGTTCTCCAACCACCGCGAACGAAATTGTTTAGGTTCGCGCTCGGATCGGACAGTCTTCGTTGGTGCCGATACATGAAGAGTTCCTCGGCGTCGTCCCATTCCGCGTCCCAGAGCGAGTCTGTGGCGCAGTAGCCTGGTTCTGAGGTGGGAGTCTCAGCGCCGGAGCCTTTCGGCTTTGTCACAGCCATCTCCGCGTGTCCTTTGCCTAAAAAATTCACGATCATCTTGATAGACGCATGATTGTATATGCCGACAGGATTAAATGGGTCTCCGAATACCGAGAAATTCCAGAAAGTGATTTTCTGATGAATAATCAGGGACAATTAGAGTATCGAGGAAATATAGAGTAGTTCTTAGATGATTCAATAAAAAACAATTAGAATATTGAGGAAATATGGATTACCTTCCGGAAGTTTAAATTGAAACAGCACTAGAATATGAAGAGCATAACTCCTAGACGATTAAATAAAgacatactagaatattgagAAAATATACAGTAGCTCCTAGATGTTTAAATAAATGCTAGAATATTAGGAAAATATAGAATAGCTCTCGACTGTATAAGCAGAGACACTTAGATTCTTAAGGAAATATAGAGTGCAGCTCTCAGCTGCTTAAACAGCGATCATTAGATTAAGAAAGTATAGAGAGCAGCTCTCAGCTGATTAAATAGAGACAATTAGATTATTGAGAATGTATAGAGAGCAGCACTCTCTAGGAACTATAGAGAGTCACTAACGGATgattaaataagaaaaattagcTAGTTCTACGAATGCTAGAGAAATTTAGAATAAATCAATCAAGATAATAAAATAGGTATTGGACAGTAGACATCACTGAATCAACGGCCTGTAACTTCGCAAGAATTTAATTACGATTTTAGTTCTATCGGAACGACAGAGTGACCAGTACCAATAAAAGTGTAAATACGATAATGCTACTTGTAACTATAATATTAACCTATTTACATCACTTCCAATTGCACGACCTATCACCCATAACATCACCCAGTAACGAAACAAACATAAGTGAACTCGTGGAATATTCCGCTTGACGATGCAAATAGATTAGAAATCTTACAAGTGTGTACCAAGTAGACCAAGTGTTCACAACCGGGTGTATATTGTAAATAAAATCGTGAGTCAAAGAGTCGATACAGTGGAGCAGAATTTTGTACGCCGAGAAGCAGTAAGCCCAGAAGCAGGTGCACAGATTATTCGATGATTATTCACAGGCTCGATCGAATCGATTTTTAAGCAGGGAAGAGATCGAGGTGGAGAGGATCGAAAGATCGAAATAAAGAAATCGGAAATCGTACCACGAGGTCCTTTCATCCGAACAAACTCTATTCTCTGCGAAGCCGCGCCGGAAAACAGGCCGAAGGTCATGCGCTGCGCCATCTTGGTACTCAAGCTGGACTGCAAAACGAAGCGTACAGCATTACGTTATTTACCAAAAGGGCGTTGTTTAAGCGAACGACGCAAATGAAGATGTAGACGGTTGAACGATTCGACGGACGTACCCTCGCGTCGTAGACTTTCTTCAGCGCGTCGTATCTGATAGAACCGAGGAAAATCACACCCTGAATTGCGCCCTCCCTGTCGGACGCGACCAGCTCCACGCACACCATCTCACCGTCCCTGACTAGAATATCACAGAAAACTTCGTCGAAATTGTCCACCATGAAGCAGATGTGCGGGTAGGTCATCTCTTCGAGGTCCCCCTTCGCGTCCATGCGACGACGACTCGGGCTGGCGTACACCTTCTGAGAATGTCTTCGCAAAACCTGCGAAAAACGAGCATTTCTTAACACATCTCGGACATTATCTCATTATCTCAATCATTGTCTCATCATTTTTGGAAGCTAAGAACTTTTTCAGCAGcaatttcaattgtgaaccaaCAATTTAGTAACGTCATCCAAGAATTTCGTATCATACTATAATGTAAACTTAGCTTATAATCTTATATCTCATTATCTTAATCATtatctaataatttttaaaagccaATGGCTAAAGACTTTTTCAACGGcaatttcaattgtgaaccaaCAATTTACCCGCAGTAACGTCATCCAAGAATTTCGTATcatactataatataaaagaaaatttcttagCTTCCTTTCGGTACAGTACAAGTACAGAAAATCTTATAAATAGGATTCCAGTAGGCAAAGCGTTAACAATGTCGAACTTCAAACACTGCCCAGAGGACgtttaaaaatagtaaaaagatcTCCACTTGTTTAGCGGATAGGCACTATTGTCTATTCAATCGTCTGCTACAGCTAGTTCAATTTTCTCAGCTGAGATTCTTCgtctataataataattgctCGGATCATTGTATTCCTTTCTTAATTGTTGTATTTCGAAGGCTAAAATATTCTCCATTTATTTAGACGATAGATTCTACTGTCTGTTTAATCTTCCACTATAGTTCAATCTTTTTGATCCACACAGTCTACAACAATAGCCTACAGCATTATTTTCtgtgcaattattttttacattcaTTGCGAATGTTCCGAGTATTATCAAGATTAAGCGGTGATATAAGCAACAATATTTCCTGTATGGATTTGGTAATTTTCATGTTTGTCATTGCAAGTTACAATAATTAAGGTATACTTCATTTATTGCCAACATTCTAGGTGGTTGgttcaataattttcaaaaatctgtgATCCACAGCTAAACGAGTCCACGAAGAAGATTTTTTAACAGGATTGAAATCGTTAAGCAGCAATTTGAAGCAACCTTTCAGTAGAACAGTGATTcagaagcctattaatagatCTTCATTAGGCAGAGTGTTAAAATGCATGTGCTCGATGTATCCTCATTCATACATACATCAATCATCATTAAAAGAGAAATTCAACTAATAATCAAACAAGAATGTACATAATTATATTCTGTGCATTATTCAAGTCGTGGCTCCTCAAATCCTCAGTCTAATGACCATTTactgtttaaaataaattacataTGTCCACAAAAAATCAAATTCTGCACGAACAAAAGGGAAACTTGATCAATCGATTCATCGAACATTGGCCAACTAAAGAtccaataaaaatgtaatttatgaTATCCGGTGTAAACTATTAATTATTCTGAAGATTATAAACCTGGCTTCTAAAATCCTCATCCCATATACTACTACCTAAACTAAACCACATTTGTCCAATAAAAATCAAGGTCAGCCCGAAGAATTGAGAGTGCAATCAATCAATTTATCGAGTACTGATCTCTGATCTCCGACCGATCCCGGTGGAGTAGAATCGATGGAGTTGATTTGATTGGTAGATTTCATTTCGAGGAAGAAATCAGCAGGGGCAAGTTGACAGTGTGTTCTTACTTGCAATTCCTTGGGGCTCGTTCTTGTGCAGATCGCCAGCGTGAGCGTGTAGTCGAACTGATGTACGACCAGGTTCAGGTACACGGTTTCCTCCCAATCGATGTCGGGATCGCCGATCGGCAGTTTCTTGCTGTCCTTGCGGAACACGTCCACCTCGGTCTCGAACTTCGGCAAGTATCTCGACGAggtcttcacgtgtttctttcgCACGAAGAAGAGCAGATCATCTCCGTCGATCGTGTGCTCCGCTTGGAAAAGGAAGTGCCGCACGAACAGGTCCGTCCAGTAGGTTGTACCTTGCAACACCACGAACCCGGAGTCTGAAACAACATCCGCAAACCATCAACAACGTGTCCCCACGATCTCATATCATTCACATATCAGCTGCTCGTTTGCCAAACCAATCATAAAACAACCAGTAGGGAATATCGGGGAAATAGATCCAAACGATTCAATGAAATTGTTTTCTTTGTgtgattaaataaaattgcTTCTTCTCCAAATGATTGAATGAAACCGTTTTCTTTAAgtgattaaataaaattgcTTCGTCTCCAAACAATTGAATGAAACTGTTTTCTTTGAgtgattaaataaaattgcTTCGTCTCCAAACCAttgaatgaaaatgttttctttaagtgattaaataaaattgcCTATTCTCCAAATGATTGAATGAAACCGTTTTCTTTAAgtgattaaataaaattgcTTCTTCTCCAAATGATTGAAtgaaattgttttctttatGTGATTAAATGAAATTGCCTCTTCTCCAAACAATTGAACGAAATTGTTTTCTTTAAgtgattaaataaaattgcTTCTCCTCCAAACAATTGAATGAATTTGTTTTCTTTAAGTGATTAAATCAGACTGTTTTCTTCAAATGAACCAATACAATTGCTCTTCTTccaaatgattaaataaaatcaCTCCTACAAAGAATTAAGTAGAATACTTTCTTCAAACGATTAAACAGAATTGTTATCTTTAAACGATTAAATAAAATCGCTTTCTCCTTCACTTTCAGAAAAGAATGTCTCTTCTATTTCCAGAACAGTGACATTAGACGTCCCTAAGGGAATCCGCTGATATCATTAGATCAGCGAGGCAATTAAcccttaaataaaatacctgtTTGCCCTTTCCTCTTATAAAAGGTCATCAACCCGAGACAAactaaatataaaattgtataaaccGTCTCCATCAAAGGCAACATCGAAATGCGTCGAAAGTTTCCAAACACGGTGCAACATCGTTTGCAGACAAGCAACCggctatttcttttttttattaaaagcgAACGAGAAAAATAGAGGATCGCGTCACATATCCGAAGGTCGCCGATAAAAATACGAATTCCCTGTTCGTCTCTGAATTTCCGAGGATCGTGTAGATATTATCCCGTGTTCGAAGGAAACAGGATGCTTaagagaagggggggggggagagagagagagagagagagagagagagagagagagagagagagagagagagagaatcttcTCAGGGTGGGGCTGAGATAATCGATAGCAATATTCGGTGACGACGTTCCTCTGCGACTTAATTGCTCTGTCTCTGCTAACGACCAGCTGTGGAgctttattaaaaaagaaactttccggcctatcgatcctttttgCGGGAGAACAATAGACACCGGGAGATTAATTATTAGTCCTTGACGGCTGGCGACACTAAATTGGGTGGAAATAATCATGACAAGTCGAATAAAATTCaaagaatttcatttttttagagTTAGAGAATTAGAGTTCGTTCGTTCTTAAACATTTCCTAGGAAGAACAGAGACACTTTATATTTATCGTATATGTATATTCAGTGTAATGTAACCAAACATTGATTAACGAGGAACtcgattttatttcgatttgaaAGGATTGGATAATGTTTATGTTTTAGACGAGTCTTAGAACAGTAGAaggtataaaataaattaaacataTTGATGTatgtattttgaaaataatgtttGTATATATTTCTCTGTTTTTGTattaatttgtattattttgttttgtttcgcaAATTGCAGAGATAAAGCCCAGCACAGTAACTCCAACTTTTTTCAGATCCCAGAAATTCTACTAAAATTCGATGTACATAAACAAATTGGCAAACATGTATTTGtaaaaatagatagaaaattGTATACATTGGAACGAGTTATGTTTTAGTCAAACGTTTTGTCCGAGTGGTAAAGAATTAATCTTTTTGAGGAAAGCAAGGGGAGCAGCCATGTTCGAACGAGCATAACGT is part of the Halictus rubicundus isolate RS-2024b chromosome 3, iyHalRubi1_principal, whole genome shotgun sequence genome and encodes:
- the LOC143352685 gene encoding uncharacterized protein KIAA0930 homolog isoform X3; amino-acid sequence: MATLAGSSTSGLVRPPTMLEQLLEEINFQRTKELRQMLHDDSGFVVLQGTTYWTDLFVRHFLFQAEHTIDGDDLLFFVRKKHVKTSSRYLPKFETEVDVFRKDSKKLPIGDPDIDWEETVYLNLVVHQFDYTLTLAICTRTSPKELQVLRRHSQKVYASPSRRRMDAKGDLEEMTYPHICFMVDNFDEVFCDILVRDGEMVCVELVASDREGAIQGVIFLGSIRYDALKKVYDARSSLSTKMAQRMTFGLFSGAASQRIEFVRMKGPRGKGHAEMAVTKPKGSGAETPTSEPGYCATDSLWDAEWDDAEELFMYRHQRRLSDPSANLNNFVRGGWRTKPDTAATKARSENEGLDSMANGLSEIEAGDVRDELDDGAYNPLWTMRGFTQTFHFWKETRRAQSVPLNAFLTYITLPWWSIAKDILDHREGPILTF
- the LOC143352685 gene encoding uncharacterized protein LOC143352685 isoform X2, producing MATLAGSSTSGLVRPPTMLEQLLEEINFQRTKELRQMLHDDSGFVVLQGTTYWTDLFVRHFLFQAEHTIDGDDLLFFVRKKHVKTSSRYLPKFETEVDVFRKDSKKLPIGDPDIDWEETVYLNLVVHQFDYTLTLAICTRTSPKELQVLRRHSQKVYASPSRRRMDAKGDLEEMTYPHICFMVDNFDEVFCDILVRDGEMVCVELVASDREGAIQGVIFLGSIRYDALKKVYDARSSLSTKMAQRMTFGLFSGAASQRIEFVRMKGPRGKGHAEMAVTKPKGSGAETPTSEPGYCATDSLWDAEWDDAEELFMYRHQRRLSDPSANLNNFVRGGWRTKPDTAATKARSENEGLDSMANGLSEIEAGDVRDAEPQDCSWGGGGSPGNRRSPRARRRRSPHLPGKQQQQQHRPKQKQRNSREQRAGNNENSPSRKEAYHETHELDDGAYNPLWTMRGFTQTFHFWKETRRAQSVPLNAFLTYITLPWWSIAKDILDHREGPILTF